The Apus apus isolate bApuApu2 chromosome 1, bApuApu2.pri.cur, whole genome shotgun sequence nucleotide sequence tctctttggcagctctgaattttttttttttcaggcccTATTTAGTCATACCCTACAATTGGTGCTTATTTGAATCTTTTGGATTCTCCCAATCATGAATAATATCTAAAGTGTCCACCTTTGTAAGAGAGTCAGACTCCTACCTCTGGGAGGAAGAGGGCAGCCATCCCTATTGCGGTGCCTCCTGAGACCCTTGCCTTGCCCCCTCCTCCAGAGGCACCTGCTGTGCTCATGTTCTAGCTCTAGTGTTACAAGGCTGCTGATTGTTCCTTCTCCATTTGCAGGCCTCGCAGGTGGGTGCGACATCAGTGATTCACTATATGGTGCGACTGGTGCTGCTCACCCTCTGTGGGTGGGTGCTCTGCTGGACTTTGGTCAACCTCTTCCGCAGCCATTCTGTTCTTAACCTTCTCTTCCTGGGCTACCCGTGAGTGACATCACCTTGTACCTTCAAGCCTGAGGGGAGGTGGGCATAGCTCCTTGGGGGTGGCAGGAGCCACCATGGGAAGCAGAGCTGTTGGCTGTAATCCATCTCCTTCATTTATAATTAAAGGGGAAGTAGAAATGGCCAGGGGATGATCTGAGGAGGTGGTGCTGAGCTAATGAGGCAAAGTGCCTCAGTATGCTGTTTGCACGAGGGACTTTTACTGCAACTGAAGACTGAACCCTTTGGATCATTGGTGCCGCAGATGGGATTTAAAGAAGCTTCTCTGCACAGCTGTTGAAGTTGCAGCTTCTAGCCTTTTACAGGGGAGAAGGGTTGGCCACTAGTTTCTGGAGTGAGCATTCCTATCTGGTGTCCCTCTCCTAAGGGCCAGCATGTGTTGAGAAGATGTCCCGTCTCATGTTGGGATGGCTATTGTAccagtcctttttttctttctttgcaggtTTGGTGTCTACgttcctctgtgctgcttccaccaggacagcagagcacagcccctCCCTGCAGACTGTGGTTACTTGGTACAGGACCAGATGGTGGATGATGGGGCTTCTGCTGTCAGCAGCCTGGTTAAACCCAAAGATTTCCTCTCGCTTCTGTGGGACTCCCTGAGAGAACAGTTCAATAATCCTACGACTATCCCCACCCACACCTGCCCCCTCTCCCCAGATCTCATCCGCAATGAGGTGGAGTGCCTAAAAGCAGATTTCAACCACAGGATCAAGGAAGTTCTCTTCAACTCTCTCTTCAGTGCCTACTACGTGGCATTCCTGCCACTGTGCTTTGTGAAGGTAGCTCTTGTCTGGCTCTCTTTGTGCCCCTGCCCACTGTCTCCTTCTGAATGTTGTGTGAACTGCTGCCAGGCTGGATTCCTGGTTAATTCCCCTTTTCTCTGTCTCCCCTTTGGCAGCCCGGATAGCGGAGCATGGCTGCATCCGGAGTGCTCTAGTACTGCTCCTGGTTGGCGGATAGGTATTGCCATAAATGTGATGCACCTCTAGTCTCATCACCCCACTTACTAACTTCCCTTCTCCCACCCCTGTCCTAGACAGATGGATAGCTGTGTTCTTCCTAGAAAAGGGAACCTGTTGTTACCTGTCTCAAATCCAACATCCTGGCTCTTGAGGGCTCAGATCAGAGGCTTTGGTGGTCAGCCAGTTAGAAAACAGCCAACTAGGATGCTTGGCAAGCTAAATCCAAGAACCAGTTTGTCAACGTGGgggttgtattttttaaattgttgtcTTTCTAACTGGAGTGAGCTCCAGCTGGTGTAGTGAAATGGGCAAAGCTCCACAATCCATGTAGCAATCTTGGTGCAATTGGTGCTCCTGGAGCAGTTCTGTGGCAAGGAGACCTTCTGACCTGCTGTTGGAGGAAGAGATGCACCAGCTGCAACATCatcccctgcctcccctccttCAGGTCAAGGAGATGGGAGTCTTAAGTGCTTCCTAAGTAATAACCCTCTGAAATCACTGGTCCAAAAGCGCATGCCTGTAATGTGTGGTGTGGGTCTGCTGGATGCACATGCAGTATGTCCCTTGTCATACCTTCCTCAGTTTTGTGACAGTGGTGCCAATTCTTGTCCGGTCTCTTTGCAGAGCACCCAGTACTACGACATGCGATGGTCCTGTGAGCACCTCATCATGGTGTGGATCAATGCCTTTGTCATGCTCACCACTCAGTTGCTGCCTCCCAAGTACTGTGACCTGCTCCACAGATCAGCTGCCCACCTTGGCAAGTGGCAGAAACTAGAACATGGTTCCTACAGCAATGCTCCACAGCATATGTGAGTGTGGGCATGGGGAGGGTTGGCATGCCGACCAAAGGCCTGAGGGGACATTCTAGTAGATGAGCAAATACCAGCAGTGCTTATCTCCTGAGGACATTTCTCCATTCCCCATGCAACTATGTTGGTCTTTCTGCTCCCtagaaacagaaacatctgcTCTAGAGAGCTGTCTGAACTACCCCAGTCACTGCTAGTTCCTTCCCAGAGAAAAAATACCGAGACTCTTCTTGGCCACTGGAGAGGGAGCTTGCACAGGAGTAGGATAGCCCCCTCCAATGCAGTGGGCTAGGTGAACGTTTGTTCACCTCTCTGTGCTTTTCCAGTGGGAGCTAGGACATGTCCTTGTGGCAGAGGTTTTAGTATTTTCCAAGATGCAGTCCATTCCTATGAACCTGTGTTCAGGGATTTGGAAGCACAGATGCTAACGCTCTGGCATTCTTTCCCCACAGCTGGTCAGAAAACACAATATGGCCACAAGGAGTTCTGGTGCGACGTAGTCGATGCCTGTATAAAGCAGTTGGGCCTTACAACGTAGCAGTGCCTTCAGATGTGTCCCATGCCCGCTTTTATGCAAGTATCTCTTCTCTTGCTTGATGTGTTATGACtgtgggaggggagagaggctCAAACctagctgcagcagagcagattGTGGGGAACAGAGTTAATTCAGTGCTGTGCAAGAGCCTCTTAGTGCTAAAGAAAATACCTGTTTACTGAAGAAAGGCTTTCCTGTTGCAGTATTACAGTCATGTCTGGGCAAGATCAgagcatcacagaatggttttggttggaagggaccttcaagatcatctagttccaagccccctgctaTGACCACgagaccatgttgctcaaagcccaatCCAATCTGGCCTCAAACACTCCCCCAGGGAGGGGAtatccacaacctctctgggcaacctgttccagtgtctcaccacccttacaataaataattttttcctaacatctaacttaaatctcccctcttccagcttaaaaccattacgccttctcctatcactacaagcccttgtaaaaagtccctccccagctttcctgtagccccttcagatactagaaggccactataaggtctccctggagccttctctcctccaggctgaacagccccaactccctcagcctgtctttgtaggagaggtgctccagccctctgattgtCCTTATGGCCCTACTCTGGACTCGTTCCAAGAGCAAGATGGAAGCCACAGCTGCCTTGTCAGGGCTTTCTCATCATTGTAATGTAGCTCTTTGATCAGGCAGTGGCACATTCTTAAGAGAGTTCTAGTTAACATCTTCCAGGGAAATGGGAAAGTGTGTCAACTGGCCAATAGGTCATTTCACCCGTCCTCCCCTTCTCAAGCAGAATGAAACCCCTACGTGCCTTGTTGCTTATGCTGTTTTCCCCAAGTAGTAGCTAGTGCTGGCTGGAGTACGAACACTTCTGCCCAGTGCAGTGGTCACTAGCTCAGTGGTCCCTGACAGCATCATGTACCTACCCCTCCCCATTTTAACACTGCAGCAACTTATCTGTCCTTTTTAACTCTTTCCCTGTAGTTCCTTTTTCACCGTCCATTACGGCTGCTCAACCTTCTGATTCTCATCGAAGGCAGCGTGGTCTGCTACCAGCTCTACTCGCTGCTGCGCTCAGAGAAGTGGAACCACACCCTCTCCATGGCCCTCATCCTTTTCTGCAACTATTACGTCTTATTTAAGCTCCTCCGGGACCGGATAGTATTAGGCAGGGCATACTCCTACCCACTTAACAACTATGGACTAAAGGCACACTAGGCTAGCCAAACGTGTACCCCTTCTCTGTCCCTCCccacagggcaggggagggaacctcagaaaaaaaaaaaaataatattttcgtacagttctatttttttcttgcagcgtttataaatatttaaaatattttatattttgtatacTATTGTTTTTTGTGGGGCGGGAAGGGAACCAGTGGCAATTAAATGTCGCTTTATAAACAAGgtgttattttatatatatatataaaaaaatgtgtatatacCGTATTATCTATACCCATACATATATCTATGTGAAGCAACAGGATTGTGTGTGTGGTCACTGTGTCTGCTTTGCTCACACAACTATTGTGTCATGTGGGGACAGAACTGCTGTTAATTAGGAACTGGGCTGCTGTAGAACTTGGATAAGCTAACgtacaggggaaaaaaggaaacccTGGGGGCCTTTCACCAGGGTGTAAAGTTTATCTTAGTAATATCAGTAACAGGAAAGTCCTGCACTGGAAATATGCACTGATGTGACACCAGTTTagggaaagggaggaagcaATGTGCAGAAAGACTTCAGTTACTACTGTCAGTCAGTAAAAACTCTcagttctttcttcttcccactGTTAGCAGGATGcaaggattattttaaaaaaatatcagactCTTTACTTTAGCTCCTATCTGGCCTCCTAGCAACTTGAGCTTCCTCACTCTGCCCAGAGAAGGAACTAAATATTGAAATTTATATTTCTAAGGTAGTATACCACTTAGGAAGGGATTTGAAATAAACAGCTTAATCTAGCAAGATAGTAATTGGATATTTTAAACATCCATCTCTAATCCCTTGAGTAATAGCATTAAATTAGGGAATATTCACTGATTTCCTTCCAGCAGTAACGTTTCCTGGCAGAAATTTATTCTTGTCAAACACTTATCAATTGCCTTATTGCTATACAGTGCATTTCAGCAGTGTTTCACTCTTGGGTATGTTGATAGCATTTAATAACTTATCATTAATAGaagaaatactttgcttttaaaCTATTCTTCATACAGCTGAACTAGACAAGAATCTAGTGAAAATAATAGTTGTGGCAATATCACATAGAGGAATTGAAGATAAAAGACAGTATCAACCATATAATTAATTCAACTGTGGATGCTGGTGACAGCTGATGGTAGGAGTTGATGCTTTAACTCAGGTAATTAAGAAGGCAATGCAATGTTCTTCCATTCAAATGCCATCTGACTTTAGCCATTAGTAATGTGCTAGCTCTGGTTAAAGagtggatatatatatattggggaaaagaaacccaaactTTACAGAGTTTGGGAGAAACTGCAATCACCTTCTGTTCCTCTTTCCTTCCAAGCTAAGACTGCAGTgatctctgctcctggctgtaGGACAGCTTCTCCAGTGGCCTGATCAAAAGCCCAGGATAGCTAATGTGGTAGGCAAAAGGAAATACCTCTCAGCGTTatccaaaacaaacaccaatggttttgtgtttggttaCTCCTAGCTCTTTTCATATCTTTTACTGTGCCctagtgctgctggcaggacacGGGTACTTGGGAGTGTACAGTCCGGGGCCTTTCAGTGAAGCACAGTTAATGTAGCTCAGAGACCTGTCATGCTCTGTGTAGTATAGCCTCATCTTTAATCCATGTCTTAATTCTACCTTGATTACTTCAGGAAGTAGATTTGGGATAAGAAGGGGTTGGCTTCTCATCTAGAGGAGGCTCCTTGCTGCACATGGCTTTGTGCAACACCTCACTTGCACCCAGCTTCAATTCTTGCAGTATTCAGGATTTTCTGGAAATTTCACCTGTTTCTAATAGCTGGCTCAGCACCCCCTTAAACAGTATTCCACAGCACTACCCAGCAGTTTCTTCCTTTGGACACCTAAATGATTCTAGGCTTATATTTAAACAAtgagggggagaaaagagaTTCTCCAAGGCTTAGCTTGGGAAACATGTGCAACAGAAAGCCAGAACCCTGAACCAAGGCTTTGGGTCACAGACTTGTTGAGGATTcatgctctgctttttcctcccatttcctGTAGGCTGAAGGTAGGCAGGACTGCTCATGCCATAAGCAGACCCATACTTTGTGCAACAGTTAGACTGACCTTACACTGTTTGCAGTATAAGGGACAGAAGCACAGTGACACTTACATAGCTATGGGCTTTCTACTTTGCTCTGAGAGACCATCGTAGGGACGAAAACACACACTACTTAATTGCATGTGTGTTAAGATCCTCATTCCCAGACAGCTAGGTATTATTTGCTGCCTGTCCCCCTCAAAACAGTACCTTTTTTATATTCTGGAGCAGAAGGAGTTCTGTGAGAAGGTTTATAAGGGCTAGAGATTGTACCTCTCCATGCACAGTAGTACCAGCTGCCTGCATGCACTCCTGTAGATGCAATTGTCTTCCATCTTTACACAAGGCCCCTACATGGAAAGAAGTTCCAGAAGATAGTTGCAGCTTCCCCTGTTGCCAAAAACATGGTGAGGAGCTAGCTAGCAGAGTTGGTCATCCCCAGTATACAGTGGACCATCCAATAACAAACAGGGAACAGAAATGGTCTGCTCAGCATCAGTGCCTGCTTGGATCAGCATTCCTTCCCATTCTTCAAACAGGCCTCCTACTAAGCCTTATTCAGATGAACATTGAAAACAAGTCCACTCTAATACTTGGTCAGGtcagactagaaaaaaaaaaaaggcttattcCCCATCTTGGTCACTCCATCATGCAAGGATGTCGTAATAAATGGATGGTTTTTTGGTCTGGGAGCGGAACTGCTCTAGCTTCAGGCCAATCCTCAGAAGAACAGCTTCATCCCACCACTTTGCCATGACCTGGGAGAAGATGACAGAGGCAGAAAggagttaaaaagaaaaaaaaaaaaaaggtagcatCATCACAGACAGGTGCTCTTGTGAATACCctagaaaacaatttttcccCCAACAGAACCTAAAGGACACAGGCTTTTCCCTTGTACCTCAGTAAGTCTGACATGACTGCACTGAGGATAAAGGCAGCTGTGTGACTTAATTACAAGACATGGACCTTTCATTTACATGGGAACCAATACAAGAGGGAAGGACTTAAAGAAGTTACCGAAATGAGAAATAAGAGAGGAAAGAGTAGCAACAAATACTGTGTACTGATGCAAGTAGATAGGGGGACAGAAATCTCTCTCATATACCTGAAGAGTCCCTCTGCCATTCAGGAGAGAGTTACTCTGGGGAAAATGTCTTCCCCCACAAGTTAAAACTTTTATTACCAGTACCTACCAAGTACCCACGTGTGCTGTAAGGAACAGCAGGAACCTGGTTATAGTGGTTCAGGACAAAGCCAACTGGGCATTTTATGACCCAACATTCAAAAAGACCTAATACTCACCTGGAAGCTGATGGGAAGCCCAGCAGTAGAATATCCAATGGGGATCACAAGGCCTGGAATCCCAGTGAAGTTACCAAGCTGCATGTACCTGGGGAAAAAGCTGTCATCAGCATTCCTGCCTTGGGACAGCAGCAAATCATCCTTTTTTGGGAGAGGCAGCTAGGATCAATCTTCTGCTCTACAGCCAGTGGTCTTTCTGTTAGTGCAGCttgtctccagctgctccaaaaCTTGCTTCCACAGGCCAAGCAGCACTCTTCTTACCTCATGGACCGGACTGTAGAGGACATATCACTGCTCCCTGCCGAGAGGTCAGATTCATAGATTCTTGGTGCAGTCGAGGCAACACCTGTGGAGGAATCACAAAATGACTGAAATTGAAAGGGACCTCAtgaggtcatcttgtccaaccttcTCTCTCAAGGACAAtcagctagagcaggttgcttAGGACCATGTCTGAATGGCTTCTCAATATCCCTAGGGAGAGAgattccacagcttctctgggcaacccgaTCCAGTGCTTAAAGAGCAAAGGCAGAGACAGGCAGTGGGCAATCTTCAAGAAACAGCTCAATTAATTAAAGCCACATGTTTGATATACGTTGGTGATGCAAACTCCCACCCCTGGAACACAAATCAAGTCACTGGGATTTATGAACTAAACAGTTAATTTCTATTTAGAACAAGAACATTTAGAGCAAGAACGTAAGATGTCCAGTCCCTCCTGTGTCAAcgtgctggctctgcagctcccattGCAAGCACCAAGGAGTTTCACACTGCCATGGATATAGACAGAGAGTCTAGAAATACACAGCAGTCTTTCTAAGCAGGCTGC carries:
- the TMEM39A gene encoding transmembrane protein 39A isoform X1, which gives rise to MAPGPRATWEGFRIVIWISGHSLLEALEVDWFLVMPGGRRGPSRQQLSRSALPSLQTLVGGSCGNSTGLRNRNGSAISLSAPPITSLITPEPVRHCRIPELPLDGSLLFEFLFFIYLLVALFIQYINIYKTVWWYPYNHPASCTSLNFHLIDYHLAAFITVMLARRLVWVLISEASQVGATSVIHYMVRLVLLTLCGWVLCWTLVNLFRSHSVLNLLFLGYPFGVYVPLCCFHQDSRAQPLPADCGYLVQDQMVDDGASAVSSLVKPKDFLSLLWDSLREQFNNPTTIPTHTCPLSPDLIRNEVECLKADFNHRIKEVLFNSLFSAYYVAFLPLCFVKSTQYYDMRWSCEHLIMVWINAFVMLTTQLLPPKYCDLLHRSAAHLGKWQKLEHGSYSNAPQHIWSENTIWPQGVLVRRSRCLYKAVGPYNVAVPSDVSHARFYFLFHRPLRLLNLLILIEGSVVCYQLYSLLRSEKWNHTLSMALILFCNYYVLFKLLRDRIVLGRAYSYPLNNYGLKAH
- the TMEM39A gene encoding transmembrane protein 39A isoform X3, with translation MAPGPRATWEGFRIVIWISGHSLLEALEVDWFLVMPGGRRGPSRQQLSRSALPSLQTLVGGSCGNSTGLRNRNGSAISLSAPPITSLITPEPVRHCRIPELPLDGSLLFEFLFFIYLLVALFIQYINIYKTVWWYPYNHPASCTSLASQVGATSVIHYMVRLVLLTLCGWVLCWTLVNLFRSHSVLNLLFLGYPFGVYVPLCCFHQDSRAQPLPADCGYLVQDQMVDDGASAVSSLVKPKDFLSLLWDSLREQFNNPTTIPTHTCPLSPDLIRNEVECLKADFNHRIKEVLFNSLFSAYYVAFLPLCFVKSTQYYDMRWSCEHLIMVWINAFVMLTTQLLPPKYCDLLHRSAAHLGKWQKLEHGSYSNAPQHIWSENTIWPQGVLVRRSRCLYKAVGPYNVAVPSDVSHARFYFLFHRPLRLLNLLILIEGSVVCYQLYSLLRSEKWNHTLSMALILFCNYYVLFKLLRDRIVLGRAYSYPLNNYGLKAH
- the TMEM39A gene encoding transmembrane protein 39A isoform X2, producing MLTRGTWEGFRIVIWISGHSLLEALEVDWFLVMPGGRRGPSRQQLSRSALPSLQTLVGGSCGNSTGLRNRNGSAISLSAPPITSLITPEPVRHCRIPELPLDGSLLFEFLFFIYLLVALFIQYINIYKTVWWYPYNHPASCTSLNFHLIDYHLAAFITVMLARRLVWVLISEASQVGATSVIHYMVRLVLLTLCGWVLCWTLVNLFRSHSVLNLLFLGYPFGVYVPLCCFHQDSRAQPLPADCGYLVQDQMVDDGASAVSSLVKPKDFLSLLWDSLREQFNNPTTIPTHTCPLSPDLIRNEVECLKADFNHRIKEVLFNSLFSAYYVAFLPLCFVKSTQYYDMRWSCEHLIMVWINAFVMLTTQLLPPKYCDLLHRSAAHLGKWQKLEHGSYSNAPQHIWSENTIWPQGVLVRRSRCLYKAVGPYNVAVPSDVSHARFYFLFHRPLRLLNLLILIEGSVVCYQLYSLLRSEKWNHTLSMALILFCNYYVLFKLLRDRIVLGRAYSYPLNNYGLKAH
- the TMEM39A gene encoding transmembrane protein 39A isoform X4, with translation MPGGRRGPSRQQLSRSALPSLQTLVGGSCGNSTGLRNRNGSAISLSAPPITSLITPEPVRHCRIPELPLDGSLLFEFLFFIYLLVALFIQYINIYKTVWWYPYNHPASCTSLNFHLIDYHLAAFITVMLARRLVWVLISEASQVGATSVIHYMVRLVLLTLCGWVLCWTLVNLFRSHSVLNLLFLGYPFGVYVPLCCFHQDSRAQPLPADCGYLVQDQMVDDGASAVSSLVKPKDFLSLLWDSLREQFNNPTTIPTHTCPLSPDLIRNEVECLKADFNHRIKEVLFNSLFSAYYVAFLPLCFVKSTQYYDMRWSCEHLIMVWINAFVMLTTQLLPPKYCDLLHRSAAHLGKWQKLEHGSYSNAPQHIWSENTIWPQGVLVRRSRCLYKAVGPYNVAVPSDVSHARFYFLFHRPLRLLNLLILIEGSVVCYQLYSLLRSEKWNHTLSMALILFCNYYVLFKLLRDRIVLGRAYSYPLNNYGLKAH